Genomic window (Sphingosinicella microcystinivorans):
CATCTGCACCTGCGCGAGCACCTCGCGCGAGGAGGAATGCCGCTCGCGCAGCTGCTCAAGCCGCTTCGCGCCGCGCTTCGCGTTGCCGTCGCCGCTCATCAGAATGATCAGCGCCAGCACCAGGAAGACGCCGCCGAAGATCACGGCGATCATCAGGTCACGGCTCATCCCATACACTCCATCAATGCGCGGCCGAGGCCGAAGTATTCCGCGCGTTCGTAGCAATTCGGGCGAAGGCCCGTGCTGATGTATTCGCCGCGCAGTTTCCCGCTCTCGTCCTCGCCGTTGTAGCGGTAGAGGAACAGGTCCTGCATGGTGATGACGTCGCCTTCCATGCCGACCACCTCCGAGATGTGGGTGATGCGGCGGCCGCCGTCGCGCATACGGCTGATCTGCACGACGAGGTTGAGCGCGTCGGAAATCTGCTGGCGGATGGCGCTGGGGCTGAGATTGAGCCCGGCCATGTTGATCATGTTCTCAAGACGCGTCAGCGCCTCGCGCGGGCGGTTCGCGTGCAGCGTGCCGAGCGAGCCGTCGTGGCCCGTGTTCATGGCGGCGAGCAGGTCGAACGCCTCGGGGCCGCGAACCTCGCCGAGGATGATGCGGTCCGGGCGCATACGCAGCGCGTTCTTCACGAGGTCGCGCATCGTGACCTGGCCGTTGCCCTCGAGGTTCGCCGGGCGCGTTTCGAGGCGCACGACGTGCGGCTGCTGGAGCTGGAGCTCGGCGGCGTCCTCGATGGTGACGATGCGCTCGCCGGGGTCGATGTTGCGCGAGATCGCGTTCAGCATCGTCGTCTTGCCGGAACCCGTACCGCCCGAGATCAGGATGTTGAGGCGGCAGCGGCCGGCGATGTTCAGGAACTTGCACATGGCCGGCGACATCGAGCCGCCTTCCATCATGCGGTCGAGCGTCAGCTTGATCTTGGAGAACTTGCGGATCGAGATCGAGGTGCCGTCGATGGCGAGCGGCGGGATGACGACGTTGACGCGGCTGCCGTCGAGAAGGCGCGCGTCGCAGATCGGCGAGGTCTCGTCGACGCGGCGGCCGACGGCGCTGACGATGCGCTGCGCGATGTTGAGCAGGTGCGCGTCGT
Coding sequences:
- a CDS encoding CpaF family protein; its protein translation is MQPRGFGKRSGAGLQVVGDSFGQSPAAGTGRRPLVADSGDFGLSKPVETPRGRSTENCVWELHAILSPQLPELFPATKTRTRRRGELAAQMEDTVKRLADIQGMAIDDGQVRDTVTVLLNELINLVGGLKPAASVEAAERTARVASSSTQSVLAAKERVHPILMERIDASVIADLSRGELAEQISDVISEILVQEKIGLNQREQRDLVTLLLNDMLGLGPLEPLLNDDDVSEIMVNGPNVVYAERKGKLAQTDVRFRDDAHLLNIAQRIVSAVGRRVDETSPICDARLLDGSRVNVVIPPLAIDGTSISIRKFSKIKLTLDRMMEGGSMSPAMCKFLNIAGRCRLNILISGGTGSGKTTMLNAISRNIDPGERIVTIEDAAELQLQQPHVVRLETRPANLEGNGQVTMRDLVKNALRMRPDRIILGEVRGPEAFDLLAAMNTGHDGSLGTLHANRPREALTRLENMINMAGLNLSPSAIRQQISDALNLVVQISRMRDGGRRITHISEVVGMEGDVITMQDLFLYRYNGEDESGKLRGEYISTGLRPNCYERAEYFGLGRALMECMG